The Rhodospirillaceae bacterium nucleotide sequence ATCGCGGTTGCGGATGGCCTGCTGCAGTTCCGAATAATGCGCATGCTCCTCGAGTGCCGCGTGATAGGCATCCGCCACCTCGCGGAACATCGGCGGGAGATCCGCGAGGGTCCGGGCGTAATAGGTCTCGCCCTCAAGGTTGATCACCGTGCTGCCGGCGGCTTCGGTAAGCGGGTTGGGAAAAGGCCGCGATTCAAGTTCCAGCCGGTCGACATAGTGATAGAAGGCGGTCGACGAGACCGGAAAGCGCATGCCGCCCAATTCGGCGATGATGCCGGCGGGCGCCCCCTCGAAGGGTTGCGAGCGCAGGCGACCGCCAAGCTGCGAGGCTTCGTACACGACCGGCTTCAACCCCAACTTCATCAATTCATAGGCAGAAACCAAGCCCGAGATGCCGGCGCCGATGACCGCCACCTCAGTGCCATGCTTTTCCGAGGGGATCGCGCCGATGCCGGCCGGATGCTTGATCCAATCATCGAACGGAAACGGAAAATCAGGCCCGAAGATCGTGACCGGTTTCTGGAGCGAGCTGTGCGTTTCGGCCATAGTCGCGATCTTTCCCCTGGAATCAGTTGGTGGCGGGCTCCGACTTACGGCTCAATCTCGATGGAATCAACCTTGTTCGGATAGAAGGCGAGGTGCCCCGCGATCGCCGCCACCGCCGGGAATGGCTGCTCATAGCTCCACACCGCATTGTTGGCGCCGCCAATGCTGAAATAGGCGGCGTCGCCCTTATAGGGGCAATGCGTCTGCTGCGTGCTGTGGACAAGCTCGCTCATCTGCGCATCGGCGCGCGGGATGTACTGCACCGGCGGATAGCTACCTTCCTGCAGCGTGAGCGCCCGGCGGCTGTCGGCGATTACTTTGCCGCCCGCCTTGACCACGACACGGCCTGCTGTCGGCGTGATGGTGATGGGATGGTCCGGACCGGGCTGTTTCAAGCGCGCACCTGCTGGTAAGAGACGGATGGATGGACTCTAGGAAAGTGCCGAGCTCCTGTCGAGCATTGTGGCGCCCCATGGCGCGCTGCTAACCTGCCACCACCTCGGCAACTCGACATATTGGCCAAGCTGGCAATGGAGTCCGCTATGTTGAAACTGTTCTATTCCCCACAATCCTGCGCGCTCGCCTCGCATATCGCCCTCGCTGAAGCGGGTGCCGCCTTTGAGGCCGTGCGCGTCGATTTTGCCAGCCAGGAGCAACGTCAGCCCGACTATCTGAAGGTCAACCCCAAGGGCCGCGTCCCAGCCTTGGTGACGGATCGTGGCGTCCTCACCGAGACGCCCGCGATCCTCTTCTACGTCGCCCAGACGCATCCCGCGGCGGGACTGGCACCGCTTGACGATCCGTTCGAGCTTGGCCGCCTCCAGGCTTTCAACAGCTATCTCTGCTCCACCGTCCATGTTGCACATGCACACCGCATGCGCGGCTATCGCTGGGCCGATGATCCCAGCACCTTTGCCGACATGGCGCGCAAGGTGCCGCAGAATGTCCGCGACTGCTTCGCGCTCATCGAGGCCGAGATGTTCATGGGCCCCTGGGTGATGGGCGAGACCTTCTCGATCGGCGATGCCTATCTCTACACTCTCGCCACCTGGCTCGAAGATGATGGCGTCGATCCGGCGCAATTTCCCCGAATTCTGGACCACCGCAGCCGCATGTCACAGCGGCCAAACGTGGCGCGCGTTCTCGCCCTTCATCAATGAGGTTGCCTAGGTAAATAACCCGCAAAACAATCTTACAGTTGTAGAATTCGCTCCTCTCGACATCTGAGCTTGCGGCTGTTGCTGTTTGGGCGGCACTATCCGGATTACAATGTCCTCTCAGCGGTTTATCCGCACAGGAGACGGTGCTTTGCAGGACTCGCGCGTTCTCTCGGCGGATGGCGATTCACGATTCCGCCGCGTTGTTGAAGCGTCTCCCAGCGCGATGGTGATGATCAATGCCGCCGGTCGCATCGAGATGGTCAACCTGCAGGCCGAACGCGTTTTCGGCTATGCGCGAGAAGCGATGATCGGCCAGCCGGTCGAAATGTTGCTGCCGGCCCGCTTCCGCGATCATCATCCTGGCCTGCGCCAATCCTTCTTTGCCGATCCGCGATCACGACCAATGGGCATCGGTCGCGATCTCTTTGGCCTGCGTGCCGATGGCACCGAATTCCCGATCGAGATCGGCTTGAACCCGATCGAGACCGAGGAGGGACCGATGGTGCTCTCGGCCATCGTCGACATCTCGGAGCGCAAGCATCTCGAAGAACGTTTTCGCCGCGTGGTCGAGGCGGCACCAAATGCCATGGTGATGATCAATACCCGCGGCCAGATCGAGATGGTCAATGCCCAGGCCGAACGTGTGTTCGGCTACAGTCGCGCGGAGATGCTGGGACAGCCAGTTGAGATGCTGGTCCCGGACCAATTTCGCAATCACCATCCCGGCCTGCGCCAGGCCTTCTTCGCCGATTCCAAGGCACGCCCCATGGGGGCCGGGCGCGATCTCTTTGCCCGTCGCAAGGACGGCAGTGAATTTCCCGTCGAGATCGGCCTCAACCCGATCGAGACCGAGGACGGGATCATGGTTCTTTCCGCGATCGTCGACATTTCCGATCGAAAGCAGAAAGAACGCAGCATCGAGCTGGCACTCCAGGAAAAGGATGTGCTGCTGGGCGAAATTCACCACCGCGTGAAGAACAATCTGCAGATCGTGCACAGCCTGCTCGACCTGCAATCGGCACAGATCAGCGATCCCAGCGTCATTGCCATGCTGCGTGACAGCCAGAACCGCATCCGCTCGATGGCGCTCATCCATCAGACGCTTTACCAATCCAACGATTTCGCCAAGGTCGAATTCGGCACGTTCCTGGATTCCTTCGTCCCCATGCTGGTTTCCTCCTACACCGTCAACGCGGAGAGGGTCGCCCTCCACGTTGCGGCCGATGGCATTCACCTGCCGATCAATGCCGCCATTCCTTGCGGCCTTATCGTGAATGAGCTCATCTCCAATGCCCTGAAGCATGCCTTCCCCGACGGCCAGCATGGGCAATTGCAGGTCGAACTGACAGAAAGTCCGGACCAGCAACTCGTGCTTGCCGTCAGCGATGACGGCGTCGGTCTACCGGCCGGGCTCGACCCCAGGACATCGACGACACTCGGCCTGCAACTGGTGACGTTGCTCACGGATCAATTGCGGGGCACGCTGTCGATCAGCCATGGCAATCCGACCCGCTTTGCCATACGCTTCCCATTGACCGGTTGACGAGGTCGACGCATGAACGCACCTAGGGTCATTGTGGTCGAGGATGAGCGGATCGTGGCACTCAACCTGTGCCGGACACTCACCCGTCTTGGCTACGACGCGACGACGATCGTCTCCACGGGTGCCGATGCCTTGCGCTGCATTGTTGAGCAGAAGCCCGACCTGGTCCTCATGGACATTCACATCGACGGTGACATAGACGGTATCGAGACAGCAGCCCTCATACCACCCGGCCTGATGCTGCCGGTCATCTATCTCACGGCCTATTCGGAGGATGCGACGCTCGCCCGCGCCCGGACGACCAAACCATATGGCTTCCTGGTGAAGCCTTTCTCCGAGCGCGAACTGCACGCCACCATCACCATGGCCCTCCACCGCCGCCGCAGCGATTTCGCGGTGCATGAGAGCGAGGAGCGCCTGCGCCTGGCGCTGGCGGCAGCGGAACTGGGCTCCTGGGAAATCGATGCCGAAACCGGTCAGATCATCTGCAAGGATCATGTCGGGTGGCTATCTGACGCGGCACCCCGACTGGTCGCCGAAAGCTTCCGCGACTTTCTGCCGAGTGTGCACGCAGCGGATCGTGCCAAGGTCGAAGCAGCCTTTGAGCAAGTGTCCGTCACTGAAGAGTTGTGCGAGGTGGAGTTCCGCAAGCCAGATGGCGAAGGTAACGAGCGTTGGCTGCGCGTCATCGGCAGGACCTTCACCAGCGACATGGAGCGCCGGCGGCGGTTGCTGGGCGTGGTGCGCGATATTACGACGCTGAAGCAGAGGGAACAGGAGCAGTATGCCTCCGAGCAGAATTATCGCGACCTCATCTCCAGCATCGACGGTATCGTCTGGGAAGCCGACCTCAGCCGCAATCTGATCACCTATGTCAGCGACAGCGCCCACCGCTTGCTAGGCTATACGCCGGAACAGTGGATGATCGAGCACCTGTTCTGGGAGCGACACCTTCATCCGGAAGATGCCGCCCAGGCGATCGCACAGCATTGCGTCGCCAGCGCGGCCGGCCAATCCTATGAATCGACCTACCGCATGATCGATGCGAAGGGCGACATCATCTGGATCCACGAAGTGGTATCCAGCATAGCCCGGGAAGGCCATGCCCCGCTCCTGCGCGGGGTGATGGTCGACATCAGCAGCCTCAAGAAGGCGGAGACAGAAATTGCCACGGCATCTCGACGCTTGATCGAGAGTGAAAAGCGCCTGGCGGCCATCCTTGACACGGCGGCGATCGGTATCGTCACCGTAAGCGAGGATCTGCGCATCATCTCCTTCAATCGTGAGGCGGAACGGATCTTCGGCTATAAGGCCGAAGCGATGATCGGGGAGACTCTCGACCAGCTCATCCCAGCACCTCTGGCCGCCACCCATAGCGCCCACATGCAGTCCTTCCTGACGGGCGATAATGTCAATCGAGAGATGGGCAACTGGCGGACCGTGAGCGGCCGCGCCGCAGACGGCCGGGTCATGCCGCTCTCCACGATTCTCTCGCGTGTTTCGGTCTCCGGTCGATCGACCATGACCGCCATCATGCGCGACATGACGGAAACGCAGAAGGCGGAACAGGAACTGCTGCGCCTGTTGAATGACCGCGAGCGCGCCGTTGCGGAGGCCGAGGAGGCCAACCGGGCCAAATCGAGCTTTCTGGCAATCATGAGCCATGAATTGCGCACGCCGCTCAACGCCATCATCGGCTTCTCCGAGCTCATGAAACACGAACTCATCGGCCCGATCGGCAATCCGACCTACGCTCAGTACATCAAGGATATCCACCAGAGCGGCACCTTGCTGCTTACCCATGTCAATGGCATCCTCGACCTGTCGCGCATCGAATCTGGCAAGCGCGATCTCAGGATTGACCACCTGCCGTTGGCCGACGCCTGGCTGCCCATTGCCAACACACTTGGCGTCAATGCAGCAAAGAAAGGCGTCACCCTGCAGTTCAACGAGCCGCCAGCGCCGATCTTCTTCGCCGCGGACCTGCGCGCCGTGTCACAGATTCTGACCAACCTTGTCTCCAACAGCATCAAGTTTTCCAGGGCCGGCGGAACGATCGAGATCGGCAGTATGGTGAGGCCGGGCGGAGCCGCCTTCTATGTCCGCGATTTCGGCCGCGGTATCCCCGCCGGGCGGCTGACCGATGTCCTGAAACCCTTTGTTCAGGTTTCTGATCCGTTTGTCCGCGATGAGGGCGGTGTCGGTCTCGGCCTTGCCATCTGCAAATCCCTCATCGAAGCGATGTCAGGTACAATCGACATCGAAAGCGAGCTCGGCAAAGGTACCACCGTCTACGTCATGCTGCCGGACTGGTCGGCAAGCTCCGTTGCCAAGTGACGCTGCAAAACGGATGAAGGAGCGTCAATGTTCCGACTTTGCCCGCCGCAGCTCATAGGCGAGGCGAATCTTGGCGCCCAGCGTGAAGATGGGACCACTCGGCACCCAAGCAGGCTTCTCCTGCGCCAGCGCCGTCTCGATCAAGGATGAGGTGGCGCCGCTGGCATATTCCGCCATCAGTTTTCCGAGCAGGGTCCCGCGCGCGAGCCCGGCGCCATTGTAGCAGCCCGCCGTGAACAATCCCGTCCCCATTTCCTCGAACACGAAGCGACCATTTCGGCTGGCGCACATATGGCCTGACCAGGTGTGCTCGATGGCATCGGCGCCCAGGAACGGAAAGCGGTGCCTGAGGCCCATTTCATGCCAGGCACGGCGCTTGCCCAGCATGGCCGCACCAATGCCCGCCGGCTCATATTCCGCCGTGTCGCGCATCAGGATGCGCCGGTCCGCCGTAAGACGCACGGTGGCGCCGCCTTCGATCGGACAGAGCGTCCCCCAAGGCAATGCGCGACCGATCTGCGCCTCTTCATCTTCGCTGAGAGGGCGCGTCAGACTGGCTGTCAGCGAAATCGGAAACACTTGATTCCGTTTCAACCCCAGGCGCGGCATGAAGGCATTGAGGCCGACAATCACGCGCGCCGCATCGATCGTACCATCGCGCAATGTGACCAAGGCACCACCGCCCGGCCGCGACGACATCTTCAATGCATCGGTATTCTCGTAGACCTCGACCTGATTGGGCAGATGGTCAATCAGGCCCTTGGCGAAACGCGCCGGCTGCAACAAGGCGTTTCCCGAGCCGATCCACAGGCCATGGCGATAGAAGGATATCCCCAACCGAGCCTTCAGTTCATCAGCGTCCAGAACCCGCGCTTCACCGCCCAGACTCTTGATAGCCTCTGCGATGGCCGCGCGCCGGGCGAACTTGCTCTCCTCGCGTACGGCGAAGTGGTAGCCGCCGGAATCGTAGTCACAATCGATCTTGAGCGACTCCACCAGCCGCTTCACTTCAGCCCCGGCGGCGCGGTGTATGTCCCATTGCGCCTGATAGGCCGCGCGGCCGCCGACCGAGGTGAGGGTGCGTGGATCGGGCATCTCCATGGAGACGCTGAAGCCCGAATTGCGGCCGCTCGCCCCCTGCCCCAATTTCCGGCGGTCGATCAGCATGATCCGCGCCTCGGGGCGTAGTTCCGCGAGACGCCGCGCAGCGGCCAGACCCGTGAATCCACCACCGATCACCAGCCAATCGGTCTTGTGATTGCCGCTGAGTGTTGGAAATGCCCGGTAGGGGCCGGCCTGTGCCACCCAACCGCTGCGATCGATCACCTGCGCCATGGTCATGCTTTCAGATCAGCCATCTTGCCGCCTGTCACCGCCATCAACTGGGCAGGGGTAAGGCGAAAGACGGCGTTGGGCGCGCCGGCGGCGGCCCAGATTTCAGGATACGCAGCAAGGTCGGCATCGATGAAGGTGACGACCTTGCCGCTGTGGCCGACAGGCGCCACGCCGCCAATGGCAAAGCCGGTCTCCTGGCGGACGAAATCGGCGTCGGCCTTGGAAATCCCCTCGCCGAGCAGGGCGCCGAGCTTCTTTTCATCGACCCGGTTGACGCCCGACGCAATCACCAGCACGGCTCGGCCGGATTCCTTGGCACGAAACACCAGTGATTTGGCAATCTGCGCTTGCCGGCAGCCGATGGCGGCGGCCGCATCGGCTGCGGTGCGGGTCGAGGCGTCGAATTCCCGGATCTCGGTCGCAAGGTTCGCCGCGCTCAGCGCCACTCGCACGCGCGCAACGCTGCCAAGCTCGCTCAATTGGCAAGCTCGCGCGAGCGTCTGGTGGCAGCGGCGATGGCGCGGTTCATCAGCGGCTGGATGCCATCCTCGGCCATCAACACGTTGATCGCCTCCAGCGTGGTGCCCTTGGGGCTCATCACCGCCTGCCGCAAGGCGGTAGCGGATTCACGCGATTGATAGGCAAGCTCGCCCGAGCCGCACACGGTCGAGCGCGCCAGCTGCATCGCAAGATCCGCCGGCAAGCCGCTGACGCGGCCAGCTTCCGCCAGCGCCTCGATGAGCAGGAAGACATAGGCCGGGCCACCGCCGGAAACCGCGGTCACCTGGTTGAGAAGCTGCTCGTCATCGACCCAGGCCACCTCGCCCACGGCGGCCAGCAATTGCCCGCAGAGATCGAGGATATCGGCTGGAACCTTCGGGTCGCGGCAGATCACCGTCATGCCGCGGCTGACCGCCGCCGGGGTGTTGGGCATCGAGCGGACGATGAGCGCGTCATCGCCCAGCATCTTCTTGAAATAGGCGACCGTCTTGCCGGCTGCGATGGAAAGGAAGGTCGTCTTGGGGCCGGCCATCTTTTTGTAATGGCCGAGCGCCTCGTCCATGAATTGGGGCTTCACGGCGAGGAGGATGATGGCGGGCTTGAGATCCCCCGGCAATTGGTCGGGACTGGTCAGGATATGCACCCCGGCCGCCTGCACGTCGTCGAGATCTTTGGGTGCCAGATCAACGACATAGACGTGGGCAGGATCGACCCCCTGGCGCAGCCAGCCGCGTAGCAGGGCGCCGCCCATCTTGCCGCAGCCGACCAGCAGCAAGGCACCCGGTAATGTCAACTTGGCCATGCGAACCGCCCCTTACCTGTTTGGGCGGTCGCTGATGATCAGGCCGTGCCCACCGTGTCGAGCAATGCCGCCTCAACCGCCTCATGCGGCTTCTTACCGCCCCACAGCAGGAATTGGAAGGCGGGGTAGAAGCGTTCGCATTCGTGAATCGCGGCTTCCATCAGGTCTTCGAGCTGTTCCGAGGTAACGCCCGCCGTGCCGCGCAGCAGAATCGTGTGGCGGAACATCGGCGCGCCTTCATCGGAGCAGAGATCGAAATGGCCGAGCCAGAGCCGCTCGTTGATATGAGCCAATAATTCGGCGACTCCGGCGCGTTTGGCGACCGGCACCTTGGTGTCGAAGAGGCAGGAGAAATAGAGGGCGCCGAGATCCTCCTGCCAGACGAAGAACATGCGGTATTCGCACCACTGGCCGGTGAATTCGACGATCATCTCCTCGTCGGTCGAACGGTCGTAGCGCCATTCGTTGGCGTTGACCAATTCTTCCATCATATCAAGGGGGTTAGCGGTCGGGGCCAGGGTCGATTCGTGGTTCAGCTGCATCGAAAGCGCCCTCCAATGCGAGTGAGGAGCCGCCCCGGCTGGGGCGCGCGACCCCTAAGGATTGATAGGAAAGGTTATTTTCCCACCAGATTTAGAGTCGCAAATTTGCCGGTGCAGTGCAAGAGGCATTTACGAAGTTTAATGCCACTGTCTCATACCGCGAATTCCCGTCGCGTTTCCGGGGGATATTGGCGAGTTTTCAGGGGATATTGGCGAGTTTCCGCTCAATCTCCTGGAGCCGCCGTTCGAGCTTGATCTGCTCGGCGCGGGCTTCCTGGGCGACCGACTTCATGGTCTCGAACTCCTCGCGGCTGACCAGGTTCATGCGGCCGAGCAAGCGCTCGAGCTGCTGCTGCACCTTGGCCTCGATTTCGGCGCGAAGACCCGTGAGCGAGCCCAGGGCACCCGTCGCCACCTTGGCCATGTCGTCGAGAATGCGGTTGTCGCTCTGCATGATGATCGTCCCTAAGCTTGTGGGGTTGCCTTGCGGCCTTATATAACCGAGCCGCACGCCGCTGACGAGAGTTCCCAGTATGACCCCGGATACCCCTTATTTCATCTTCCCAGAATTCGATCCGGTGGCACTGGACCTCGGCATTTTCGTCATCCGCTGGTATGCGCTGGCCTATATCGCCGGCATCCTGCTCGGCTGGCGCTACATGGTCTATCTGGCCAAGAAGCCGCCGGCCCTGGTGAAGCCCAGCCATTGCGAGGACATGATCACCTGGGCGACGCTCGGCACCATCATCGGCGGCAGGCTCGGCCATGTGCTGCTGTGGGATCCCGGCTACTATCTCAGCAATCCGCTGGAGATCCTGATGGTTTGGAAGGGCGGCATGGCCTTCCATGGCGGCCTCATCGGCGTCATCGCGGCGATGGTCATCTATGCGCGCCGCGCCGGCATCCCGTTCTTTGCCCTGGCGGACCTTGCCGCCGCCGCGACGCCGATCGGCCTCGGCCTCGGCCGCCTTGCCAATTTCATCAACGGCGAGCTGGTCGGACGCCCGACCGATGTGCCCTGGGCGGTGATTTTCCGCGCGCCCTTCGATCAGCCGCGCCATCCAAGCCAGATCTATGAAGCGCTCACCGAAGGCGTGCTGCTTTTCGTGATCCTCGCCATCCTCGCGCACCAGCAGAAGATTCGCGAAAGGCTCGGCACGATGAGCGGCGTGTTCATGATCGGCTATGCGGCTGCGCGCATGTTCTCGGAAATGTTCCGCGAGCCGGAGACGTTCAAGGGCACGCTGGTCGAGACCACCTGGGGGCAATGGCTGAGTGTGCCGATGCTGGTCTATGGCCTCTATCTGGTCTGGCGCGGCCGCAAACCCGCGCACGCCTGACAAACATGCATCCCGTCGAGCGCAGCATCCGTGACCGCATCGCGCGCGAGGGGCCGCTCACCTTGGCAGCGGTGATGGAACAGGCGCTGGCCGGGCGCCACGGCTATTACCGCGACAACGATCCGCTAGGCCCGGAAGGTGACTTCATCACGGCGCCCGAAGTCAGCCAGATGTTCGGCGAGCTTATCGGCCTGTGGTGCGTCGATACCTGGCAGCGCCTCGGCAGCCCCCAGCATTTTCACCTAGTCGAGATCGGGCCCGGCCGCGGCACGCTGATGGCCGATGCCCTGCGCGCGGCCCGCGTGGCGCCGGATTTCCTCGCCGCGAAACGTGTCAACCTCATCGAGATCAACGACACGCTGAAGCACAAGCAAGGCGAAAAGCTGCGCGAGCACGCGCCCATCTGGCATGCCTCCTTCAGCGATGTACCGAGTGGACCGATGATCCTCATCGCCAACGAATTGTTTGACGCGCTGCCGGTCCATCAGCTGGAGATGACGGCACAAGGCTGGCGCGAGCGCGTCATCGGCCTGCAGGGCGATGCGTTGCAATTCGGCCTCGCAGCACCTTCGCCGGCGCTGGGCCTGCTGCAGCCCGCTCATGCGCGGGCCGAACCGGGGGCGATCGCCGAAGTGTCGCCGGCCTCCATCGCGCTTATCGACATGATCGCGCGGCGGCTGGTGCAGGAGCGCGGTGCCGCCCTCATCATCGATTACGGGCCGGGGAGCAGTGGCCTCGGTGACTCGTTCCAGGCCTTGAAGAGCCATCGCTATCATGCGCCGCTTGAAGAACTGGGCACCGCCGACCTCACCGCCCATGTCGATTTCGGCGCCCTCATTGCGGCGGCACGGCAGGCGGGGGCACTTGTGTTCGGCCCCACGACCCAGGGCGATTTCCTGCGGGCCCTCGGCATCGAATTGCGCGCCGACATGCTGGCCAAAAGATCGGACCTTGCCACGACCGAGGTCTTGCGGCGGCAGGTGCACCGCTTGATTGCGCCCGAACAAATGGGCAGGCTGTTCAAGGCGATCGGCATCGCCGGTCCGGATCTTGAGATCGATGCGCTGGGAGGGTTGGCGGGATTATGATCGTGACCGTGGAGGCGCTGGGGCGCCTCAAGAACATCCGCCATGGGTTCCTCACGCGGCGCGGCGGGGTGAGCGACGGCATCTATGATTCGCTGAATTGCGGATTGGGCACGACAGACGCGCGTGAACATGTGCTGGAGAACCGCGCCCGCGCAATGAAGGCCGCGGGCCTCATCGACGGCCCGCTCAGCACCGCCTATCAGGTGCATTCAGCGAAGGTGCTGGTGGTGGACCAGCCGCTCGATCAATCGAACCGCCCGGAAGTGGACGGGCTGGTCACCAAGACGCGCGGCATCAATCTCGGCGTGCTCACCGCCGATTGCGGGCCGGTGCTGTTCGCCGACCCGCACGCCGGCGTCGTGGGAGCGGCCCATGCCGGCTGGAAAGGTGCGCTGACCGGCGTGCTGCAGGAGACCGTGCGCGTGATGGAAACGCTGGGTGCGCGGCGGGAGAACATCGTCGCGGTGGTCGGTCCCTGCATCGGGCAGGAATCTTATGAAGTCGGCACGGAGTTCCCCACACCCTTCATTGCGCAGGATCCGGACAATGCGCGCTTCTTTGGGGCAGCAGATGCCTGCCGCAAGTTTCACTTCGATCTCGCCGGATACTGTGCGCATCAACTGACGCAGCTGGGCTTGGCCGACGTGCAGGTCAGCGGCCACGACACCTGCGCGCTGGAGGATGATTTCTTCAGCTATCGCCGCAAGACCAAGCGGGGCGAGCCGGATTACGGTCGTCAGGTCTCGGTGATCGGACTCGTCTAACCCAAGGGGAGATGTTGCATGTCGGGCGCGCATGAAGAGTTCAAGCCGGGTCGGCGGATCATCCACACGAAAACCAAGCCGTTCGCGCCCTATGACATGGAGGGACCGGTGCAGCACGACATGTCGGTGATCGAGCTCTCCTATGACCGCGCCGCCAAGCAAGGCGCCTATCTCATCCGCATGGAACCCGGCGCCGAGACGATTGCCCATGAGCATCCGTTCCGCGAGGAGTTCATCATCCTGGAAGGCGAACTCATCGAGAGCGACGGCACCGTGCTGCGGGTCGGCGATTTCGTGATGTACGACGCGGGAACGGTCCATAACAGCCGGACGGAGAAGGGTTGCCTGCTGCTGGGGATTGATTGGACGCGGCGGGGGTGAGCGTTCAGGCGACGGGTTTAATTCTTCGTCATCCTCCGCCCATTGTTGAAAGCGTCGGGGCGGAGGACCCACGAGTTTGCGTGTGAGTGCGCGATTGGTGGAAAGAAACTCGTGGGTGGTCCGCCTTCGCGGACCATGACGATTGGAGAGAGCGGACGCGCTTCGTCTGGATAAAGCGAGGGTGTCAGGCCCCCTCCTACCTCCCCCCTGAAGGTGGGAGGTTTTTGAAGCGAGGTTGATCGACCGGCTTCGGTTTAAAGCCCTCCCACCTTCAGGGAGGAGGCCCTGTCGGCGAAGGCCGACCTTCGTCGGCGGTGGAGGGGGGCCGCAAGTGACAGGTGCCGCCGATCACCCTCGCGACAGCAGCAACCGCAATCCGGCATAGCCGAAGCAGAGCGAGAGCGCGCCTTCGATCCAGCGGCGGGCGCGGGTGTAGGCGCGGACCATTGGCGTGGTCGAGAAGAGGAGCGCGTAGCCGCCGAAGACGCAGACGGCGAGGATGGCGCAGCCGCCGAGGATCGCCGGCAGCACGAAAGGCGGTGCGCCCGGCTGCAGGCCCAGCGACATGATGGCGAGCCAGCCCATGATCGCCTTGGGGTTGGTGAGATGCATGAGAAGGCCGCGCCGGTAGAGCGAGCCATGGCTGTGGGTCGCCTGTTGCGTAGCGACCGCTGCCGGCGCCAAAGCGGACCTTGCCGCCTTCCAGGCGAGATAGAGGAGATAGAGACCGCCCGCGATCTTGATCACGACAA carries:
- a CDS encoding FAD-binding oxidoreductase, whose protein sequence is MTMAQVIDRSGWVAQAGPYRAFPTLSGNHKTDWLVIGGGFTGLAAARRLAELRPEARIMLIDRRKLGQGASGRNSGFSVSMEMPDPRTLTSVGGRAAYQAQWDIHRAAGAEVKRLVESLKIDCDYDSGGYHFAVREESKFARRAAIAEAIKSLGGEARVLDADELKARLGISFYRHGLWIGSGNALLQPARFAKGLIDHLPNQVEVYENTDALKMSSRPGGGALVTLRDGTIDAARVIVGLNAFMPRLGLKRNQVFPISLTASLTRPLSEDEEAQIGRALPWGTLCPIEGGATVRLTADRRILMRDTAEYEPAGIGAAMLGKRRAWHEMGLRHRFPFLGADAIEHTWSGHMCASRNGRFVFEEMGTGLFTAGCYNGAGLARGTLLGKLMAEYASGATSSLIETALAQEKPAWVPSGPIFTLGAKIRLAYELRRAKSEH
- a CDS encoding YbaK/EbsC family protein; the protein is MSELGSVARVRVALSAANLATEIREFDASTRTAADAAAAIGCRQAQIAKSLVFRAKESGRAVLVIASGVNRVDEKKLGALLGEGISKADADFVRQETGFAIGGVAPVGHSGKVVTFIDADLAAYPEIWAAAGAPNAVFRLTPAQLMAVTGGKMADLKA
- a CDS encoding PAS domain S-box protein, coding for MSSQRFIRTGDGALQDSRVLSADGDSRFRRVVEASPSAMVMINAAGRIEMVNLQAERVFGYAREAMIGQPVEMLLPARFRDHHPGLRQSFFADPRSRPMGIGRDLFGLRADGTEFPIEIGLNPIETEEGPMVLSAIVDISERKHLEERFRRVVEAAPNAMVMINTRGQIEMVNAQAERVFGYSRAEMLGQPVEMLVPDQFRNHHPGLRQAFFADSKARPMGAGRDLFARRKDGSEFPVEIGLNPIETEDGIMVLSAIVDISDRKQKERSIELALQEKDVLLGEIHHRVKNNLQIVHSLLDLQSAQISDPSVIAMLRDSQNRIRSMALIHQTLYQSNDFAKVEFGTFLDSFVPMLVSSYTVNAERVALHVAADGIHLPINAAIPCGLIVNELISNALKHAFPDGQHGQLQVELTESPDQQLVLAVSDDGVGLPAGLDPRTSTTLGLQLVTLLTDQLRGTLSISHGNPTRFAIRFPLTG
- a CDS encoding PAS domain S-box protein produces the protein MNAPRVIVVEDERIVALNLCRTLTRLGYDATTIVSTGADALRCIVEQKPDLVLMDIHIDGDIDGIETAALIPPGLMLPVIYLTAYSEDATLARARTTKPYGFLVKPFSERELHATITMALHRRRSDFAVHESEERLRLALAAAELGSWEIDAETGQIICKDHVGWLSDAAPRLVAESFRDFLPSVHAADRAKVEAAFEQVSVTEELCEVEFRKPDGEGNERWLRVIGRTFTSDMERRRRLLGVVRDITTLKQREQEQYASEQNYRDLISSIDGIVWEADLSRNLITYVSDSAHRLLGYTPEQWMIEHLFWERHLHPEDAAQAIAQHCVASAAGQSYESTYRMIDAKGDIIWIHEVVSSIAREGHAPLLRGVMVDISSLKKAETEIATASRRLIESEKRLAAILDTAAIGIVTVSEDLRIISFNREAERIFGYKAEAMIGETLDQLIPAPLAATHSAHMQSFLTGDNVNREMGNWRTVSGRAADGRVMPLSTILSRVSVSGRSTMTAIMRDMTETQKAEQELLRLLNDRERAVAEAEEANRAKSSFLAIMSHELRTPLNAIIGFSELMKHELIGPIGNPTYAQYIKDIHQSGTLLLTHVNGILDLSRIESGKRDLRIDHLPLADAWLPIANTLGVNAAKKGVTLQFNEPPAPIFFAADLRAVSQILTNLVSNSIKFSRAGGTIEIGSMVRPGGAAFYVRDFGRGIPAGRLTDVLKPFVQVSDPFVRDEGGVGLGLAICKSLIEAMSGTIDIESELGKGTTVYVMLPDWSASSVAK
- a CDS encoding glutathione S-transferase family protein yields the protein MLKLFYSPQSCALASHIALAEAGAAFEAVRVDFASQEQRQPDYLKVNPKGRVPALVTDRGVLTETPAILFYVAQTHPAAGLAPLDDPFELGRLQAFNSYLCSTVHVAHAHRMRGYRWADDPSTFADMARKVPQNVRDCFALIEAEMFMGPWVMGETFSIGDAYLYTLATWLEDDGVDPAQFPRILDHRSRMSQRPNVARVLALHQ
- a CDS encoding pyrroline-5-carboxylate reductase, whose translation is MAKLTLPGALLLVGCGKMGGALLRGWLRQGVDPAHVYVVDLAPKDLDDVQAAGVHILTSPDQLPGDLKPAIILLAVKPQFMDEALGHYKKMAGPKTTFLSIAAGKTVAYFKKMLGDDALIVRSMPNTPAAVSRGMTVICRDPKVPADILDLCGQLLAAVGEVAWVDDEQLLNQVTAVSGGGPAYVFLLIEALAEAGRVSGLPADLAMQLARSTVCGSGELAYQSRESATALRQAVMSPKGTTLEAINVLMAEDGIQPLMNRAIAAATRRSRELAN
- a CDS encoding DUF427 domain-containing protein, which translates into the protein MKQPGPDHPITITPTAGRVVVKAGGKVIADSRRALTLQEGSYPPVQYIPRADAQMSELVHSTQQTHCPYKGDAAYFSIGGANNAVWSYEQPFPAVAAIAGHLAFYPNKVDSIEIEP